Proteins from a single region of Drosophila biarmipes strain raj3 chromosome 3R, RU_DBia_V1.1, whole genome shotgun sequence:
- the LOC108030970 gene encoding cuticle protein 16.5-like, which translates to MTTTYLLWTLYWSERPTASVTHQTTNPNNQSNLKFLICLALCIAAAQAGFIASPVATYAAAPAYAATYSAAAPVAYAAPVTTYAAPGYATYSAVAPAYTAYKAPLAYTAPVTTYAAGPAFAAPITTYAAPAVVSSFLKKK; encoded by the exons ATGACAACTACTTATCTGCTTTGGACATTATAT TGGTCGGAAAGGCCAACAGCATCAGTCACTCACCAGACAACCAACCCAAACAACCAATCCAACTTGAAGTTCCTCATCTGCTTGGCCCTCTGCATCGCCGCCGCCCAGGCTGGTTTTATCGCATCCCCCGTGGCCACTTATGCCGCGGCTCCGGCCTACGCCGCCACCTACTCCGCCGCCGCTCCCGTGGCCTACGCCGCCCCAGTGACCACCTATGCCGCTCCTGGCTACGCCACCTACTCCGCCGTCGCCCCTGCCTACACCGCCTACAAGGCTCCCTTGGCCTACACCGCTCCGGTGACCACCTACGCCGCTGGCCCCGCCTTCGCCGCCCCCATCACCACCTACGCCGCTCCGGCCGTCGTCAGCTCCTTCCTGAAGAAGAAGTAA
- the LOC108031311 gene encoding pupal cuticle protein C1B, whose translation MKFLICLALCIAAAQAGFIASPVATYAATYSAAAPVAYAAPVTTYAAPGYSTYSAVAPAYTAYKAPLAYTAPVTTYAAGPAFAAPITYSAPAVVSSFLKKK comes from the coding sequence ATGAAGTTCCTCATCTGCTTGGCCCTCTGCATCGCCGCCGCCCAGGCTGGTTTCATCGCATCCCCCGTGGCCACATACGCCGCCACCTACTCCGCCGCCGCTCCCGTGGCCTACGCCGCTCCAGTGACCACCTATGCCGCTCCTGGCTACTCCACCTATTCCGCCGTCGCCCCTGCCTACACCGCCTACAAGGCTCCCTTGGCCTACACCGCTCCGGTGACCACCTACGCCGCTGGCCCCGCCTTCGCCGCCCCCATCACCTACTCCGCCCCAGCCGTCGTCAGCTCCTTCCTGAAGAAGAAGTAA
- the LOC108032180 gene encoding GILT-like protein 1, with protein MSHKLAAVCLLMSCLVASAYSAAKVPISIYYESLCPDSAKFITEQVYPAVKGELRDVVELTFVPFGKSEFVTQGAEVTFTCHHGPNECYGNKVHACAIEHIQANSYQVEFTRESLTIDFINCLMKAGKNFPDNVYPGQRCATENHINNWENIKTCANSTEGSVLLKKAGETTKRLKEPLTSVPTIYFNEQFDKKVNERAQVNFVGTICQYVSAPQPRICNAHNGASTPSLASVSAVLSSLLGLWFLRLLC; from the exons ATGAGTCACAAACTCGCCGCCGTGTGCCTCCTGATGAGCTGCCTGGTTGCCTCTGCCTACAGTGCTGCCAAG GTGCCCATTTCCATCTACTACGAGTCCCTGTGTCCGGACAGTGCCAAGTTCATCACGGAGCAGGTGTACCCGGCAGTCAAGGGAGAGCTGCGCGATGTGGTGGAACTCACCTTCGTGCCGTTCGGAAAGTCCGAG TTCGTAACCCAGGGCGCCGAGGTGACGTTCACCTGCCACCACGGCCCGAACGAGTGCTATGGCAACAAGGTGCATGCCTGCGCCATCGAACACATCCAGGCCAACTCCTACCAGGTGGAGTTCACCCGCGAGTCCCTCACCATCGACTTCATCAACTGCCTGATGAAGGCCGGCAAGAACTTCCCGGACAACGTCTACCCCGGCCAGCGCTGTGCCACGGAGAACCACATCAACAACTGGGAGAACATCAAGACCTGCGCCAACTCCACCGAGGGCAGCGTGCTCCTCAAGAAGGCCGGCGAGACCACCAAGCGCCTCAAGGAGCCCCTGACCAGCGTGCCCACCATCTACTTCAATGAG CAATTCGACAAGAAGGTCAACGAGCGCGCCCAGGTGAACTTCGTGGGCACCATCTGCCAATACGTGTCCGCCCCGCAGCCCCGCATCTGCAACGCGCACAACGGAGCCTCCACCCCTTCCCTGGCCAGCGTAAGCGCCGTCCTTAGCTCCCTGCTGGGTCTTTGGTTTCTCCGCCTCCTCTGCTAG